The sequence TAAATAATGGATTCTTCCCAGACCGTGCCCCGGGTGGTATCGTTCATGTAGTGGCATTCGTCCAAAACCACGGCTTCCACATCTTCCAGGGAAGTACCCATTTCGCCAATGCGGGTACCGTAGAGCATGTTGCGGAAGATTTCCGTGGTCATGACCAAGACCGATGCTTCCCGGCTGACGGAGATATCCCCAGTCAGCAATCCCACGTTCTTTGCCCCAAAGCGATCGCGAAAATCCCGCAGTTTTTGGTTGGAAAGGGCTTTCAGAGGTGTGGTATAAAAGACTCGTTTGCCCCTTGCCAACGCGCGGTAAATGGCATATTCGCCAATGAGGGTTTTGCCGGACCCCGTGGGAACGCTGACCACGACCGATTTGTCGGCGTTGAGGGCAGCGATCGCCTGTTTCTGGAAATCATCTAGTTCAAAGGGAAATAGATTGTTTGGGTCTAGTTCGGGAAACTTCGAGAGGTTGCTCGCGCCCATGTATGGTTTGCTAGTTGTTTCTGGCGACGTTCGGGCAGCGCGATCGCGTTTTTCAGAAATTTTGTAGGATCGCACAGCTTTTGATTCCTATTCTATAGTATAGTTGGGCAGGGATGGCTAGTGGCAATTTTGAGGTTGGTCATGAGTTGCGATGGGTCAGAATCTCCAGAACTTTTGCCGATTTTGGAATCGGGCGATCGCTTAAGCTGCCAAGAATTCGAGCGACGCTACCACCACATGCCGCAGCTAAAGAAAGCAGAACTTGTGGAAGGAATTGTCTATCTGCCTTCTCCCCTACGCTACTATCAACACGGCAAATCCCACAGCCAAATGGTAGCCTGGCTGGAAATTTATGCCGCTGCCACCCCAGGTTTGGAAGTTGCCGACAACGCCACCATTCGCCTGGATAGCAAAAACGAACCGCAACCGGATGTTTTGTTGCGCCTCGACGAAAATTTGGGCGGCAATTCGCGTATTAGCGAGGATGATTACGTGGAAGGTGCTCCAGAATTAATTGTGGAAATTGCTGGCAGTAGCGCGTCTTACGATTTGCACGATAAAAAACAAGCCTACCATCGCAATGGCGTTCGAGAGTATTTGGTTTGGTTGGTAGCGGAAAACAAATTCCGTTGGTATGTATGGGAATCTCCGGGTTATCGGCAGCAAGTTCCCGACGATGTTGGAATTGTCACTGACCCCGCGCTAAAGCGACGGGGCTTGGGAACAGCCAGGTTCCCGTAGTAGTGGCTAGACCAAGAGCCGATAGTA is a genomic window of Geitlerinema sp. PCC 9228 containing:
- a CDS encoding Uma2 family endonuclease gives rise to the protein MSCDGSESPELLPILESGDRLSCQEFERRYHHMPQLKKAELVEGIVYLPSPLRYYQHGKSHSQMVAWLEIYAAATPGLEVADNATIRLDSKNEPQPDVLLRLDENLGGNSRISEDDYVEGAPELIVEIAGSSASYDLHDKKQAYHRNGVREYLVWLVAENKFRWYVWESPGYRQQVPDDVGIVTDPALKRRGLGTARFP